The sequence CAGCGCCGCGACCCGCTCGCGCGTCCGCTGGACGGGGATGATGGCGTCCTGCTCTCCCTGGAGCACCCGGACCCGGTGCGGCAACGCCCCCGTGGGCTCTCCCAGCAGCCGCGTCCCCATGGGCACCGCCGCGTCCACCAGCTCCGGGTGCCGGAGGGCCAGCATCCAGGCGAGGTCCCCGCCATAGGAGAACCCCGTCACCACCACGCGGCGGACCTCCGGGTGCGCCGCCCGGACCTCGCGAATCAGCTCCGCCAGCCGCGCGGCCATGCGCTCCACGTCCTCCGTCCTTCCCTCCTGCGTCTTCGCCTCGTGGTCCGCCTGGAACCACGTGAAGCCGTCGCGGCGGGGCCTCGGGCCCTGGGGCAGCAGCGTGCGCACCGGGATGCCCAGCGACTGGACATGCTCGTCCCAGAACGCGGGCGTGGACCCGGAGGAGTGCAGGGCCACCAGCAGCGCTTCCGGGTTCGGAGCGCCCACCGCCTCGCTCCGGTGGACGAGCGGGACTCCAGCGGCACCCCGGGTGCCGGCACAGGCCCCTCCCAGCAACGGCACGGCGAGCAACAGGGCAAGGGTCCGGAGTTCACGCATGCCCCCTGCTCTACCCGCCCGCCTGCTCATCCTCCAGGGGGGCTGACAGCATCCGGGTATCCAGGTTCGCCGCGCCGTTCGAGCTCGCAGTGTGTACCTGTAGTCAAAGGGAAACGCGCACGGGCGCCAAGACGCGCGCCCGCCAACGCCGGGGAGCCCCCATGTCCCGGCCAGGGACGGCCTCACGCGAGGGACGTGGGGCCGGCCCCCACCAGGAGCAAGGCATGGCTGGAGGAGCCGCACGGGAGCTGGAGGCCATCTTGGACGCGGCGATAGACCCCATCGTCGCGTGCGGTGCCGACGAGTGCATCCTGTACGTCAACGCGGCGACGGAGCGGCTGCTCGGCTGGGACCGGGAGCAGCTCATTGGCAGGCCCGTCGCCGACCTGTTCCCGCCCCGCCTGCACCACTTCCACGGCGTCTCCCTGCCCCGCTACCTGCTCTCGCGCCGCAAGATGCTCGGAGGCCGGCCCACTCGCATCTTCGCCCGGCGGCGCGACGGCGTGGAGCTGCAGGTGGAGCTGACGGTGGGCGCCATCGGGGTGGACTCGCAGGAGCGCATCGTCCTCACCATGCGCCGGCTGCATGAGGTCATCGACTCGCTGGAGGAGCCGGTCGAGCACGTCCCCGGCGGCCCCGGCGCGGCGGCGCACCACCAGGAGACGGCGGACCGGCTCTACCGGCTGGTCGTGGAGAACGCCCCCCTGGGCATCTTCCACTTCGACCGCGCCCCCATCATCACCGCGTGCAACGACCGCTTCGCCCACATCATCAGCACGTCGAAGCGCAACCTGGTGGGCCTGCACCTCTACACGCTGAGCGACGAGCGCATCATGGCCTGCGTGCGCGACGCGCTGGCCGGCCACAACTGCGACTTCGAGGGCAGCTACCGCGCGCTCACCACCGGCAAGGTGACGCCCGTGCGCATCCGCTTCGCCCCCTGCTACTCCGAGGACGGCTCCGTGGAGGGCGGCGTCGGCATCGTGGAGGACATCTCCGACCGCCGCCGCGTGGAGGCCGCGCGCGAGGAGAACCTGGCCCAGCTGGACCTGCTCGTCCGCGGCGCGCCCGTGGGCATCGGCTTCCTGGACGCGGACCTGCGCTACGTGCGCGTCAACGAAACGCTCGCGCGCATCAACGGCGTGCCCGCGGAGGCGCACGTCGGCCACACGCTGCCGGAGCTGCTGGGGGAGGCGGGCGCCATCGCCGAGCAGGGTCCCCGGCACGTGCTGCGCACCGGCGAGCCCCTGGTGAACAAGGAGTCCACCTCCGACGAGGACCTGCACCTGCCCGGCCCCCGGCGCAACTTCCTGGGGAACTTCTACCCGGTGCGCACGCCCGACGGCCGCGTGCTGGGCGTGGGCGTCCTGGTGGAGGACATCACCGAGCGCAAGCGCGCGGAGGAGGAGCGCGCGCACCTGTACCGCGAGGCCCAGGAGGCCGTGCGCGTGCGCGACGACTTCCTCTCCATCGCCTCGCACGAGCTGAAGACGCCGCTCACGCCCCTGAGCCTGCGCCTGGCCACGCTGGAGCGCCGCCTGGAGCGCGGCGAGAACCTGGACCCCAGCGTGCTGCGCCACGCGCGCCATCAACTCACGCGCCTCACCGGCCTCATCAACGACCTGCTGGACGCGTCCCGCATCGAGGCCGGCCGGCTGGCCCTGCACCCGGAGGCCACCCGCTTCGACCTGCTCGTGGAGCACACGCTCGCCAGCATGGAGGGCCAGAAGGGCAACCACGCCTTCGACTTCGAGACACCCCCGGAGCCCATTTCCGTCCACGGCGACGCGTACCGGCTGGAGCAGGTGGTCTCCAACCTGCTGGAGAACGCGCTCAAGTACAGCCCGGACGGCGGCACCATCCGCGTGCGGCTGACCCTCAACGAGGACGTCGCCGTGCTGTCCGTGACGGACCCGGGCATCGGCATCCCGGAGGACCAGCAGCAGCAGCTCTTCGACCGCTACTTCCGCGCGCGCAACGCCTCCACCCGCTCCTACGGCGGGCTGGGCCTGGGCCTCTACATCAGCCGCGACATCGTGGAGCGCCACGGCGGCCGCATCTGGGTGGAGAGCGAAGCGGGCCGCGGGTCGACCTTCTACGTCGCGCTGCCGACACTCTCCGCCGCGCGGCCCGCCCTCCCGCTCGCCTGGCCCGATCGCCACCTCCACTGAAGCCCGCGCGCGCCCCCGCTGAAAGAACTTCAGCTCCGCCTCCCCGCCCCCGACGAAGGCCTCATGCAAAGGGCTGGAATCCCACGCTTTCCAGCCCTGGCACGCCCCCTGCTCTAGGTGGGTGCACGGGAGGGAGAGACACCCATGGAAAACATGACGATGAAGAGCGAGTCCCCTGTCAGCCGCGACAACGACGGTTGGATTGTCAGGGTGAAGGTCGGCGGACGCATCCAGGAGGTGCGCTGCACGTCGGAGAACCAGGCGCGCTACTTCGCGGCCGTGCTGTCCTTCAACAACGCGGTCCCCCCCTCGCGCATCCGCAACTAGCGCGAGAGGAGGAGGTGGAAACGCCCGGCGCTAGTCATCGCCGGGCGATGCACTCAGGTGTTGCGCCGGGCGATGTCCGTCGACAGCACGTTGGCGAAGGACACCCAGCCCAGATAGGGCGCCATGAACCACGGCGCCTTGCGGTCCACGCTGCTGGCGGCGGCGGTGTACGCCGCGATGCTGCCCAGCAGCGCCCAGTTCTCCACCGCCGCGGCCTTCAGCTGGCGCTTGCGGAAGAACAGGTGGGACCACGCGGCGTTGAGCCCCAACTGCACGAACCACAGGCCCAGCGCGCGCGAGCGCCGCGCGCCCGCCGGTGAGCCCCAGATGCGCCAGCCGGAGACGGCGATGAGGCCATAGAGCGCCGTCCATACGGGCGCGAAGGCCTGGCGCGGCGGCTGATAAGGCGGCTTCTTCAGGCGCTTGTACCAGCCCTGCTGGACGGCCTCGCGCGTGCTCTTCGCGTTGAGGAAGACCGCGCCCGCGGTGAGGGCACCGAAGGCGCCCAGCGCCACCATGGACTCACGGTTGAGCGTGGCGTTGTGTTCCAGGCCCTCGGAGCCTCCCAGCTCACTGAGCTGCATGTCATCCCTCCAGACGTAGGAAAGCCGTTGTGCGAAGCCACAAGCTGGGGCTTCACACAACGGCCTGCCACCCTTGCCTGCCTGCCCGGTCGCCTCAGGGCTGCGCGGGCAATCCCGCGGACTCCATCGGGGCGCGGGCCTCCGTGGCCAGCCCCGCCGCGAGCCAGCCCTTCACCAGCGCCAGGTGCTCGGCCTCGGCGTCCAGCGCCAGCTGGAAGCGGTCCGCCAGCGAGTCATGGCCCAGGCCGCGCGCCAGCTCGATGAGCAGCTCCCAGCTCGCGTTGTCCGTCAGCTCCGCCACCAGCAGCGCCTGCACGGCCTGGCGCAGGTTGGTGCGCGCGTCGGAGATGGCCGCGGGCACGCCCATGGAGATGACCGACGTGAGGTTCGCGGACGGCGTCACCGCCGTGGGGTCCGCGCCCATCTTCTCCATGGCCTCCACCAGCAGGGCGAAGTGGCCCAGCTCGTCGTCCATGATCTTCGTCAGCAGCTCACGTGACGGGCCCCCTTCCCAGCTGCCGAAGACATCCAGCTTGGAGAGCGCGCCCTCGTAGAGCCGGACGCCGGAGCGCTCGAAGGCGAGCCGTTCCCCCAGCTTGTCGATGAACACGGTGGGCTTGCCGCCCTTGAGCATGTCCACCGCGGTCTTCGCCATGCCCTTCAAACTGGAAGGCGGCGGCACGCGGCCCAGGCCGTCACCGGACTCGCGCATGTACTGCTTGCGCACGTCCGCGATGGCCTGCGCGTCGCCCAGGCTGCTGGGCTGCGCGCGCTCCGCCTCCGCGATGATGTCCTTGCTGTCCACGGGCGACGTCTTGATGCCGGTGCGGTTCATGCCCACGTCGGCGATGGTGTCCTTGCTCATTGCAGCCTCCTCCCCTCCAGCACCGAGCCCATGCGCTCCGCCTTCGCGGCGAGCTCCGTGCCGGGCCTCCATTTGTATCCAGCCGCCGCCGTCTCCGAGGGCGACCCTTCCGAGTTCATCTGCGCCTGGTACAGCAGCGTGCGGTGGTCCGGCGGCAGCTGCGACTTGTCCACGTACTCGGTGCCGTCGGAGCGCATGTCCACCTCCTGCGAGAGGACCTTGCGCACGAACTCACGGTGCTCCTTGAACGCGATGGGCTCCGGCAGCTCGCGGGGCAGCACCTCCGCGGGGTCGCGGCGCTCCAGGTTCTTGAACAGCTCCATCACGTAGTGGAGGTGGCCCAGCTCGTAGTCCACGAACCGCTGCCACACCTCCTTGATGCGCGGGTTCGACTCGTACGCGAGGCACGAGTAGTAGTTGTAGACCTCCATGGCCTCGTGGAGCATCCACTGCTCCAGCATGGACTCGTCCGGGTCGATGAGCGAACCGTACTGGGTGACGTGCTGCTCCTCGATGGAGGCGATCTCCGCGTAGAGCTGGCGCGCGACGGGGTCCGTGAACGTGGGGCCCACGGTCATGTAGTAGTCGTGCGTCTGGAACTCGGACGCGGTGATGGTCAGCGCGTGCAGCTTGGACAGCGGGGCCGCCGTCTTCGCGTCGTACGGGCGGCGCAGGTCATCCAGCGGATGGCGGTGCTCCACGACGGTGGGGCGGCCCGGGATGATGTCCGTATAGGACTGGGTGATGTTGTTGGGGTCCTGCCCCTCCAGCCGGTCGTAGAGCGCGGAGTAGCGGTACAGGTGGTCGAAGTCCTCCAGCATCCCGAACCGGTACGTCTGCGCCAGATAGGGGTCGGGCTCGTGGATGGCCACGCTGGCCGTCACCTCGATGGCGAGCTGCTCGAAGCCCAGGGTGGTCTCGATGACCTTCTGGTCCGGAGGGGTGAGCCAGTTGACCAGCGTCTGCTGGTGGTGCTCGGCGCGGCGCACCAGCGCCAGGTGCGGGCGCAGGTCCCGGCTGCGGCGCGCGAAGATGTGCTTCATGCGCAGCGCGTCCGCCTCGATGCCGTTCATCAGGATGACGCGCGTCCGGGTGAAGGCGTCGTCGTCCAGCTTGCTGTAGGGCCGCCGCACCAGGTCCTTCCAGGTGAAGGATTGGCGCTCGACGGGAGTGCCTTTTTCTTTGAAGAGGTCCAAGGCCACGAGGTGACTCCTTCTGGGCGGGGACAGGGCGTTGAAACGAGGGCGGTGGACACCACCCCCTCGGGTCCCGATGTCCTGAAGGTCCGGTGGCCATCCACCAACGGCAACAGACGTGCAGGCGCCGGTCGGCGGACGCGAGGGGCTGCGACGGCTCGCCGGGTCCCCTGCTTCGCGGGCCTCTCCGGCCTCTCTTGGATGAAGGTCCAATACCCGCGGTGCGCGCGCGTGCCCGTGGGACTTGTCCCGGGGTAGCGTGACGGCACCGACCTCCCGGGGAGGGGCCGTGGCGGGTGAGACGTGGAAGACCATCCAGGAGCGCTGGCGCCATCACCGGCTCCAGATGATCGGCATCGCGCTGGTGGCCGCGCTCATCGCGTGGGCGTGCGAGCGGACAGGGGTCCTGGAGAGCACGGAGCACATCGCCTACGACGAGGCCCTGGTGCGGTACACGGGGGGCCGGGAGAAGTCCCAGCAGGTGGTCGTGGTGGCCATCGACCAGTCCACCCTCGACCGCATCAGCCAGGACCCGCAGCTGCAGCTCAACTTCGGCAACTGGCCGTACACGCGCACGCTGTGGGCGCGCATCGCGCAGGAGATGAAGGCCGCGGGCGCCAGGGCCGTGCTGTTCGACGCGGTGATGGACGAGCGGACGGCCGACGAGTCCGCCGACCTGGGCTTCGCGCAGGTGCTGCGTGAGACGGGCCTCCCCTTCTACGTGGGCATGGCGAGCAGCGGCACCGCGAAGCCGCTGGCGCGCGCGGACTTCACGGCCCCCGTGCCGCTGAAGGCCCCCGAGCCCGCGCCCACTCCCGAGCCGCCGGGCGATACCTTCCCCGAGGAGTTCGAGGACGCCGCCGCCCCCGCCACACCCGTGCTGACGG comes from Corallococcus macrosporus and encodes:
- a CDS encoding alpha/beta hydrolase — protein: MRELRTLALLLAVPLLGGACAGTRGAAGVPLVHRSEAVGAPNPEALLVALHSSGSTPAFWDEHVQSLGIPVRTLLPQGPRPRRDGFTWFQADHEAKTQEGRTEDVERMAARLAELIREVRAAHPEVRRVVVTGFSYGGDLAWMLALRHPELVDAAVPMGTRLLGEPTGALPHRVRVLQGEQDAIIPVQRTRERVAALKDRGVPIVLRTYPDLGHDLSPALLEDWRAFLRQALQGPVD
- a CDS encoding PAS domain-containing sensor histidine kinase — translated: MAGGAARELEAILDAAIDPIVACGADECILYVNAATERLLGWDREQLIGRPVADLFPPRLHHFHGVSLPRYLLSRRKMLGGRPTRIFARRRDGVELQVELTVGAIGVDSQERIVLTMRRLHEVIDSLEEPVEHVPGGPGAAAHHQETADRLYRLVVENAPLGIFHFDRAPIITACNDRFAHIISTSKRNLVGLHLYTLSDERIMACVRDALAGHNCDFEGSYRALTTGKVTPVRIRFAPCYSEDGSVEGGVGIVEDISDRRRVEAAREENLAQLDLLVRGAPVGIGFLDADLRYVRVNETLARINGVPAEAHVGHTLPELLGEAGAIAEQGPRHVLRTGEPLVNKESTSDEDLHLPGPRRNFLGNFYPVRTPDGRVLGVGVLVEDITERKRAEEERAHLYREAQEAVRVRDDFLSIASHELKTPLTPLSLRLATLERRLERGENLDPSVLRHARHQLTRLTGLINDLLDASRIEAGRLALHPEATRFDLLVEHTLASMEGQKGNHAFDFETPPEPISVHGDAYRLEQVVSNLLENALKYSPDGGTIRVRLTLNEDVAVLSVTDPGIGIPEDQQQQLFDRYFRARNASTRSYGGLGLGLYISRDIVERHGGRIWVESEAGRGSTFYVALPTLSAARPALPLAWPDRHLH
- a CDS encoding TspO/MBR family protein → MQLSELGGSEGLEHNATLNRESMVALGAFGALTAGAVFLNAKSTREAVQQGWYKRLKKPPYQPPRQAFAPVWTALYGLIAVSGWRIWGSPAGARRSRALGLWFVQLGLNAAWSHLFFRKRQLKAAAVENWALLGSIAAYTAAASSVDRKAPWFMAPYLGWVSFANVLSTDIARRNT
- a CDS encoding ferritin-like domain-containing protein; amino-acid sequence: MSKDTIADVGMNRTGIKTSPVDSKDIIAEAERAQPSSLGDAQAIADVRKQYMRESGDGLGRVPPPSSLKGMAKTAVDMLKGGKPTVFIDKLGERLAFERSGVRLYEGALSKLDVFGSWEGGPSRELLTKIMDDELGHFALLVEAMEKMGADPTAVTPSANLTSVISMGVPAAISDARTNLRQAVQALLVAELTDNASWELLIELARGLGHDSLADRFQLALDAEAEHLALVKGWLAAGLATEARAPMESAGLPAQP